GCCACTTTCTAGGAACGATGTAAAAATGAGAACGTTTCATAAATTCCCACTATGAACTGAATATTCACTGCTTGAATGGATGAAATTGCTTCAAGCTGTAAAATCATTGGACATGCTCTGATGCAGCACATAGGTACTGTTTGGATTCATTTGCAGGTCTGTTGCTATGATAGCCTTGTTCCTTTGGGTTATGAGTACATGACTCTCGGATGCGAAACCTATCTATTTACGTCTACGAGTTTGGTAAGTGGTAGAAGATACAGTATGATTCTGTGGTGTTTTTATATGTCCATTCCTGTGTCCAGATTCTTGATGTAGTCGCCTCCATGGCCGTTTGGTTTTCAAGAGTTTGTGAAAGTTCACAGCTCTAAAAAGTCGCTGAGTTTCTATATCTGTGTTGGACAAAAACTTGATTTGGTCAGGTTTTATCTCTGCATGGTTTTAACTCCCGAAAGTGTTCTGGACATGGCCAGCAGCCCCTTGCCCCTTTCTCCATGTGGTTATACAAATTCAGTACTATGTTGCTGttatattttagttttttttcacAATGCTCAAAAAACTATTCCGTTGTAAGTGCCATGTCAGGATGGTAAAAAAGATCAGCTCTTCGTAACTATTATTTGTCTATAGTTTTAGTGCTACCAAAATAAATGATTGCTGAGTTTCAATATCGGTGTTGGACAACGAATCGATTTGGTCAGGTTTTATCTCCGTGTGCTTTTAACTCCCGAGATATGCCCCGGACATGGGCAACAGCCCTTTGCCCCTTCCTTCATGTGGATATACAGATTCAGTGCTATGTTCCTGTTATATTAAATTTTTTATTCACAAGCCTCAAAACCGTTGTAGGTGCCTGTCAGGGTTCTAAAAAGAGCACCTTCTTCATAACTGTTATTTGCCTATAGTTTTAATTAGTGGAAACAAAATAGCGATCCCTGAGAAACTTTGTTATCTTTTGTACAAATTTAATAGACTGTAAGTGGCATGTCAGGATGCTAAAAAGAGCAGCTCTTCCATAGCTATTATTTCTCCATAGTTTTCATGCTACCCAGATAGCTAACACTAAACAAGTTTCATGGTTATCTTTTACAGGTTGGGATGAAATAAGAGGCAATTAAAATATATGAAGTCCAATTGTTCTACAACCGTCAAAACTTCATGCAGATCGACCCCTCCAAGCTTTGGTCTCTTCATAGATGCACTAGCGATAAATGTATGTTATTGTTTCCAGCATTATCAACCTTCCATTACAACTGTTTCTGTTCAATTTCAGATTGCATATATGCGTCCTCTTATTTATGGGGCCATCGaatttcaaataagattttgctCAGGTTACATTCTCCTCCTCCTTACAGTTACTATCATAGTTACCATTACAATATATCTTTATGGGCCTCTTAGCCACGTGCGTTGTGTAGGCAGCCATCTAATTATGCTTATTCCATTTGTTTCGATTGACTACAGATTTCACATGTTGCTGCTTCCACTAATTGGACTTGATTCTATTCGCTTTAATGTCCATCAATTTCGTATACGCAAATGCATTCTGTGCAGACAAGTTCAGATGTCCTCTCGCTGTGATGGCTGAAGATTCAGCATTTGCAATACCCTATACAACCCATTCAGTGGTTCTCACAGCATGCAGCGCAAAAAAATAAGGTTCGATTTTCCATTCCCATTAACAATCCAGCAAAAAGAAGAGGTTACGCATTCCTGTAGTGGAGGTGGTCGCTGGCGCGGCTGCCCCCGATGCGGCATCGTCCCGCCGGCCGTCTTCTCCCGTGctccatgaaaccctaggtgcctaCCTCttcctctcactctctctctctctctctctctctctctctctctctctctctctctctctctctatctctctctctctctctctctctctctctccctctcactctcCTTCTCCCTGCTGACTCCCCTATCCCAGAGCGCGTGGAGGTTCCTCGCGGTGCCGGGGCTTCCTGCTCTGGCTGCACGCGGCGGCTGCACCAGGGGATCGATCCTGTGGTGCATTGATTAGTTCCAGGTTCATAGTATCTACTTAGATGTATATTGCTGCTGCTGATTTCAATCCTATTGACCTTAGCCCTATCTATTGCAGCAACGGTGTGTGAAGATTGCCATCATGGTGCTTCCTGTGCTCCTCAAGGTACAGCTCACAACATTTCTTACGATTTCCTCTCCATCTCTCCTAATTGTGCTCATGTGGAGTATTCAGATTGACTACTAAAATGTCCTTCAGTTTCGCAATACCACATCAGGTGTTTTGGTTAAGCAAGGCAATCAAATagtttttgttttctctttgtgaATATACCAACTTCCTTCCCTGCCAAATCATCATTGTCTTTGTAACCTCTGTACATGTCTACTGTCATTCTCCTTTTTAGATTACTTTTACTGCAGGGTTTATAATGATGACCACTTAGCATATGTGCAACTGTGTAGACTGCGATAGAAGTACAGCCACGGTGGTGCAGCGCGTGCAGACGCTGGACATGGCACTGCAGTCGCCGCATGGAATCCTCTTGGGGTCCTCTCTGCTGTTGAAGAGGGGTTCGCTTGACTAGGTGGGGCTCCAGTTCATCTAATTGCTATTGAATGTATGCATCTGTGCATCGATTTTGTGCTCATGGATGTGATCTAGCACCTGTCCTATCGCTGcagcaaaaacgacgtttgatcGGCATGCTTACACATTTTGCTGCTACCTATTTACTTAGTGCTTTAGTGCTTTTCCCCCTACTACAATGAGTTACGGTCTTTCTGCCCCTCAAAATTAAACTAGCTGAAATCATTAAAATAGATTTTGATTATTTGGAAATGTTGTGCACAGCCATGTGGTGGATTCAATCTATATATATAGAACCTCATAGGCTAAGGCATACATTATTCTTATTTTCAAAATGGTTAGCTCAACAATTTCAGAGCTTATCTATTTTTTTTGGATATGAATGCTCATATTTTGCAAAGATGGAATCTTATTGTTCTTTGAATGGTGTACGCCATTCAGAGAAGTAGGATTTTAATTACCTGAACTCACGATTCAAAGAAGAATATTTTTGTGGCAGACACAATTTTGATTTAGGTGCCTTGTTTCAGCTGCCCAGGTGATGTCAAAAAAATTTCATTAATTCTAATGCCAAAAAAATGAAGAATAACTGCCTACAAACTGAATCCTGCTCATGCATCCACATATTGGATTTTGCTGTCATGATTACCTCAAAAGAAAAGATGATGTCCTTATTTTCACACAATGTTTTAGGCTTCTAAAAGGGGTCATATATGTGGATTGATTTACATCTTTCCCCATTATCCTTTTATGTTTGGCCATTATCTGTGAATTGAAGGGATTTCTGGTGTCATTGGTTACAGCAGCGTTGAGGGTGAGGCATGCCAATGGAGGCCCTTTAGCTCCCACAAGCATGCACGGTCTGGGAAAACAAACAACCAGGTAAAGAGCTCCCAGGCAGGAGGGCCAGAGTTTCCATGTCGTGTACCTTCTTCTTCAACTCTTAACTAAATTAGTTAACCGTCTCTAAACTTGATAGGAGTACATTATGCTATGTGTTTTCCATTTTTCAGCAGATTCATGTTGAAGCTTACGACCCCATTCCCTTATTTGTAGTTAGTTTGCAGCCACAGAGAAATTGTGTTCCTGCTGGCCTACagcatactgatttcttcccctTCAATACTGTATTTTCTATTGCTTGAATTGCAGTCTATTTGTTTGTTCAAATACAGTAACTCGACCAGCTCTATCCATTGCTTAGGATGGTTATAGCTAGCAGCTTGATACGTTAATGTGTCTACAGATTGAAGCCTGCTCATGCATCCACGTATTACATTTTGCTGTCATGATTATCTCAAAAGAAAAGATGTCCATATATTTAGACAATATTTTAGGCTTCTAAAAGAGGTAATCCATTTTGTTTCTTCATGTAATCCCGTTGTAACACATGATGATATGGTAGTTCCTGCGATTAATTTGTTCAAAGCCTTTtgaaaacttttttttttctgataGCCTGCTATTTCTCCTTTTTAATCGCTTTTAACTGACCCTCCTCCCTATAAAATATGTTGTTGGATGTCACACCCCAGAATTGgaaattttgggttgtgcataaaaaaactaaaaacataATTTGTTTTAATAGTTTCATAAATCTTTTCAGGCTTAGTTTAGTTTAGCACAAAATAGTTGTAAAAAATTGTGGATTTTCAAACTTTTCCGAACTAATATGACGGGCTTGTGCTTTCTTCTATCCCTGCCACGCTTTCTTCGTCCACGCGCGCAAGGGCGCGCGCTTTCTACTAGTTGATGAACAAACGGCAACACACTAAGTCCAGCACAGGCCACAGGTGCAGCAGCGTAATGGTTTTAGTAAGAAGCCTAAGGTGGAGAAGCCCAGGGATCACTGGAAACTGAAAGCAGTCCATTCTTTATATATGGTGGAACATGTGCAAGGAGCAAAATCGACAGATGTTTTTCAAGAAGAGTGTCTTGATCAGCACCAGGTATCCTGGCGTGCAAATGGAGAGATCGACATGCACTGGCTACTGTACTAGGAGAGCAGTAAACTGCAGCTTTTTGGACTGCATGGTTCATGCTGTTCCTAAGAACCTTAACCTGAATCAGTCCCAATAACTGTTTATCAACATAACTTTCCAACAGGATACTCTACCAGACTGTGTCCAGGTAATTATTATCCATTGTCTTATAAGAAGGGCAGTGTTCCAACCATTTTCTGTCAAAATTCAAAAAAGATATGGTACAGATAAGGATGAAAACGGCTAGAAACAGGCGGGAAACATCCTCTCCCATCCCGTTACTGCATTTTCCCGCAAATACGAAAATGGTCCGGATAAAAGCGGTAAACAGTACGGGATGTTACGGGATTTATCCTattcgttttcatccctaggtacAGACATCTTCAGACTAATAATAGCAGTTAGTAAcaaaacaatacatggcacatgaAAAATAATATTACCAAAACAGGAGCATGACTTGGAACTACTAATGAACATTCAGGTCATTACAAATCCGCATGACACACTAAGAAAAGGTTTGATAAAAAAAACCCTTTAACTCAGTCATCAGCATACACAAATTGCTAAGACCAAAAACACTTTGGTCCTATTCCATTCCCGCATATTTATACCTCAGCAGCAGGTTCCTCTTCTCCTACATACAAAATAACAAGAACAAAAGATAAGGGAGTTGACTTCAGAAAGCAATTCAAGAATGGAATCAAAAGACATATAACTGATGAGCAGATGTCCATTATTCACTCAATAATAACTGGGGAAGGGGGGCataaataaaaaactgatcagagGATAAGGGCTCCAACTTTTTTATGCAGCAAAGGATTAATCTTTTCAGTTTTCAGACCAAGTCATTTTAATGACAAAGTATAACAGAGAGCAAGCACTTATGGTAGTTCAGGAATTTAGCAGCTGACAGATAGGCCCTAAGAAGCCCCAGCTCATGGTGTAATTTTTACAGGGTACCAAATCACAAAATGGAAACAATGCTCCTCATATGTAGCAAACCAACCAAATAGAAACAAGTACGAGTCTGAAACTATATAGATGGGCCTTTATCATTTTCATCGATCTCTGTTCTTCAACTCACCATCTACTGCATTTGTTTGtcatgaagaaaagcagaaaacCTAAAACTTCACAAGAGTTGTTTTTGCAAAACCCCAATCACCACAACCTCACCAAACATTTTTATGGTGTTTCCCGACATAAGCCATCATCCCATTTTCCAACAATGGAAGTCCCTCTAGGACGGTAAGCCCTATCAGATGATCTCTACACCACAGTCCACAGGTGGGCTGGCACTGCTGCATTTTGCATCATTCATGTTGGGCATACTAGAATTGAGATTTGCTTTCCCCCTTTCAATCAATAATAAAGCAATTACAAGCCCCCAGTGCCCATTTGATATGACTTAATAAACTACCAAGATTCCAAGAGTTATTCCTCACCAAAAGGGGAAAAAATACAGGAGTTGACTAATAGGTAGTGTTCCTTAGCTTGTTACCAGAAACTTCCATTACAATGCACGTGATTGGTTTGAAACAAGGAAGGCACACAAGAGTTCATGCAATCTGCCTTGAATATTCAGGTAACTGTTAAACGGAAGCAATCAGTATGAAATGCCAATTTAGGGCTTTAGTCAACTGTAGATATAGATTATAGTCGCTATCCAACTGTTGTAATAATGTTCAAACAGGCCTAAGCAACTAAGGAATTCGAAACACcattttgtgtcatccattaatgGCATGTTGGAATTGATATTCTTGGTTCCTCTCCTCCCATCCTCACCAACTTTTTAGTTGGTAACGTCTCTTGCCAAATACAATTAATCAATAGTACAATAGTTGCAGGCCTGCTATACCCAACTGTTTTGGCTTTGTAGATCATCAAAATTCTAACAGTTTTCACTTAAAAAATGAAGAGCTATCTAATAGATACTGCAACTGTACAAGTGCCTCTTATCCCGTTACTGGATAGTTCTATACTAATGCATGCAGCTTGGTTCAAAACAAGAAGTGCATGGGAGAATTAAGGCAACCTATGGTGAATGCTGAGTGGAACCAAAATAGCTGCATTCTGTTAAATGGTCGAATCTAATGTTACAAGACAAATTCTAGCACTAGGCAGTTTAGCTGCCCCCCTATCCCgctatgcaaggcttatctaagtTTCCCATGTTGAGTGTTGACAAAATATCCACAATGCAACTGCTACAAATTCAGTCTCTCTATCTAACAATGGACAATTCTAGCACTAGGCAGTTTAACCAATTATTAAGCCAATCGATCACACAGAAGCACAGTTGTGCATGTTGAATCGAAAGCTATGATGAACATCAATAGTGCAGACGGAAATCACAGGATTGGAAAACCAGACCTGCTCGAGCACACGGAGATTGCTCTTCTCCACCTCCCTGGCGAGCTTCTCCAGCTTCCTGAGCATCCCTGCGTACATCTCATCCATCTCGGCCGCCTGCCCCGCCGCAGCGCCGAGGACCCCCTGCAGCCTCGCGACCCCAAACCCGTCCACCATTTCATCCACCGCCTTCTGCTCCCCGATGGTGTGAGCGTGCCCAGGCGCCGGAGCCGACGGCAGCCAGGGCATAGGCGACTCGGCGGTGAAGGCGTGGTACTGGTCCCGGAATCCGGGCCCGACGTTGACGACGGCGAGCGAGGccgggacgaggaggaggaaggcGCGGTAGTCGTAGGAGTGGGTGGAGTGGTTGGGGGAGGCGGAGggggagacgaggatgaggaggagcggATGGGCGGCGGATAGGGTTTCGGAGAGAGAGTGGGCGAGCGCGGCCTCGCGCATGGAGGGGCGGAGCGCGGTGCGGCGGCGGGAGGAGAAGAAGCCGATGATGGGGGAGGATGAGGAGGGGGGATGGAAGCGGCCGAGGGAgtcggagagggaggagggctgGGAGAGGGAGCAGTGGCCTGAGACGGAGATGGAGAGCGCGGGGGTGGGaggggccgccgccgcggcgtcgtCGTAGTCGGAGAGGGCGGCCGGCGGCGCGGGCAGGTGCGCGGCGCGGCCGAAGAGGAGGCCGTCGCAgtcgccggcggcggccgcgcagCGGTGTAGGAGCGCGGCCAGGGCCGCGCCGGAGATGGAGAGCTTGGCCACCGCCGGAGTGGCGGTGGCGCTGTCGCCGACGGCCATCGGATTCGAGGAGATGGCTACTGCGCGCGAAGAAATTTCAATATCTAGCACTCAGCCTCGCAGGATTTAAGACTCAGTTCGTATCCCTTTTAAAATATAGGACTGACCACACGAAATTCCTTCGAGACTTAGAGCAGCTATAGCGTATCGAACCGGGCTCGGTACTACGGAACGACATGACTGCATCTGTTAACTAGTCCGCAATGGGTAGAACCGAGCACTGGATCGATAGATGGGACCCGCATAGGGAAAGGTCGTCATGCCTCAACCGTTTCTTCCTCCCGCACAGCCCCTCCGCACGGTCCTTGATTTCATCTTGGTGGCGGGAGCAGCAACGGTAGAAGAGAGAGGAAGGGGCAAAGCTTTGAACCCGGTTCGATACAAAGACCATCGAATCGACGCCGCAATGTATAGGACTCGGTCCGATAGCCGCATTTATTGTATCGGACCATGCTAGCGGATGCTCTTAGGACTTTGACCATTTTCTATAGTTTTCACTTTTcttttaatcttttcacctctccCAGTCATCTAAAATGACCAAACTGCCGATGGCTTATTGGGATATCTCTATGCCCTCCTGTTTGTTCGGTACGACACCGAGGGTGCGGCTAACTCCAACTCGGGCTCTGTTGCCCGTGCTGACTCGTCGTCGACGCCACGGCGTTGTCGATCTCCCGCATCTTCTCCTCCATCGCCGCCCTGGCGTCGGCCAGCTTCATCTGCACCCGCTCCTCGCGCCAGAGCTCGGCGACGCGCAACATCCACCGCTCCTCCTCGACGCCCTCCAGCGCCGCGCGCGCGACGCTAGCCTCCTCCCGCAGCGCCCGACACTCGGCCGCCGCGGCCTCGCCCCACCGCCGCCAGCGCCTCCGCCTTGCGCCGCATGCGCCGCTCGAACTCCAGCTCCGCCCTCAAGTCCTTGATGCGCTCCACGCAGAGCTCTAGCTCTGACGTCATGTCGCCGTACCCGTACGACCCTTCGTCGAGCTCTTCcacttcgtcgtcgtcgtcgggcgCAATGAGAGACGACGGAGCTCTTCCACTTCCTGGTCCAGCCGAAACCCTAGCCGGCGGCGGAGCATCGGCCTCGAGAGCTGAGGGGCGGAGGGCACTGAGGGCGGAGGGGAGGGGTAGGGCGGCGGAGGCCTGGAGGCCCCTCGCCAGTGGCGGAGCACCGGCCTCGGCTCCGCGTACGGGCAGGCGTCCAGCATCGGGCCGCGCTCGCGTACGACGGGCGTCGCGCGCTGCCTCTCTCGGTGTCGGACCGAAcaaacggcctgttcgctggttggtttctgggctgttttgggctggttggtgctggtttgttgtgagagaaaaacactgttggctggctggtttgggctggctgaaaccatcaagcgaacagggtgaaagAGAACGGGAGGGCAGAGAGATATGTCCCAATAAGGCAGGGACAATATGATTATTTTAGATGACTGGGAGAGGTGgaaagattaaaagaaaagtGAAAACTAGAGAAAATGGCCAAAGTCCTAAATCTTGAAGGAATTCGCGTGCTCAGTCCTATATTTTGAAAGGCAGACGAATTGAATCCTAAATCTTGCGAGGCGTGCGAATTGAGTCCTAAATATTGAAATTTCTCATGCGCCGACGATCGGTTGCTGTGTGTGGTGGGCTGCTCGTCGGATGGCCAAAGTCCTAAATCTTGAAGGAATTCGCGTGCTCAGTCCTATATTTTGAAAGGCAGACGAATTGAATCCTAAATCTTGCGAGGCGTGCGAATTGAGTCCTAAATATTGAAATTTCTCATGCGCCGACGATCGGTTGCTGTGTGTGGTGGGCTGCTCGtcgggaaaagaaaaaaaaaagtgtgCTGTCTCGGTTGTACATAAAGGTTGTCAGTTGTCACGATCAAAGTCTAATAATTGTTTAATCACAATTAGTACTTTTTCGTATAACTTTATTCAAAGTTTAAATTGTTTGACTTCTCTACACACGagaatttcatttttttttttggaaaaacacTTCTAACGAATCAAATCAAATTAGTGTAAAACGTAATTCAAAGCAAGGGATGTGCCTCCTGTTGCAAGATGGAATGCAATGACCATGTAGTACAGCTCCTCACTCCCAAAGAGTGCTCAAAACCAGTAAGAATACTCTAAAATCATCTAGTAGAGCGAAAACAAAATGTGTTCTTTCATGAGGCTACGCCATTGACTAAGTGTGAAAACTTAGATGTAAATCGGTGGATCTTTCCATCACGTATCAAAGTCATTGTGAATCAACAATGACGGGGCGAACTAGATGAGAAAACAACACCCATGAAGAAAAAAAAAccctacatgcataaatatcgcATAAAAGCACTCAAACATGAGAGGGATTCTCTATATCATCGCAAAGAGGGAAAGAAAAGGTAAGATCCGGAGGCGCATCGATATCGCAAAAGTACTCATAAAAATAGCATTGCAAGATGGGAAGAAAATCCAAATACAAGAAAGATTCAGAACTACCAGTGAATTTGCAACTACATATATACTTATTTGCATCTCATGCAAAGCATGCCTAAGTAATTTTGGGTCTGTTAGGATTTcctcctctaaactttagagttGAAGGTCCAAATAAATGGTCTAATGTTAGCTTTAAACTTTAGCACACCTAGCATTAgagagctctaaagtttagaggaggGGGATCCTTAAGATATATGTAATAAGCACGGaagtttaataataaatgtgaaGCTCTCATagccaaacattttttttttaattttgctcTCTCTTATAcaatattcatatatataagtacTTTCTTATCTTTGTCATATATATTGTGATAAAACTATCAACCACTATAACACAAAACAATTTTATATGCAGTTAGTAGCTCATTTACATAGGTTCATTTTGTGGGCCAGGCCAGGTTCGAGCTCGGCCAAATAAAAAAAAGCTCGGTTATATGTctcactaccggagactgtgtagttaccgagtgccccgacaattaccgagtgtcaaaagtcagggcactcggaaaacagtatttaccgagtgccaacactcggaaaacataaacacccggtagtaTACCGCTTTACCGAGTCAGCACACTCGGTAAATTAAGACACTCGGTAAAAATACAATTTTACCGAAGGGGCACACTCGGTAAAAACAGACACTTGGTATTGAGGTGCCACGTCACTAGGATAGCAACCGTGGGCCAAACGGCGTCATGGtatgacatgtttaccgagtgttatcagcacaacactcggtaaacactaccttttaccgagtgtattggcgcaacactcggtaaaattcaaccaaatttcttgtttttccttcattctttttcctctatccacatatgatatttagtactccattccaaaatatggtgtttatttcaatttatttactatatttcacaaacttttcattctttatgaaaattaggtacatatcgtgtaaatttaattgtaataattaaaatcaaactcgataaatcacgagattggaagaattaacattgaagcatacatctatgttatagaaaaattttcataacgtttcggaagtatttttacattcgtcgctgccgaaccggtacatctcccaaagagatGTTAAAGATTCACATtgacgagtaggatttctattaagagtgaaattcaacattatgatttaaacttggaattttttagatagtaaatagatgacatgaaatagttcatgtgaaagtttggtgaattttaggattaaattggcattttttttcttttttgttttgcatgaaataatggatacttttaccgagtgtgacctcaaacactcggtaaaggttagccacggcccacctgtctgccacagtgggctatgtttaccgagtgtcgtagatctgggcactcggtaaacatgtaccaggcccacatgtcactgggctgcggtgcttgagtttaccgagtgccgtacatctaggcactcggtaaacagaagcattcaACACTAAGCCGTGCCTCCCTCAAATCGtgcacagacacacacacaccgccgcggccgcctcctcccctccaccaccgccgccaccgggcggtcccccacagccgccgccaccggagagacggagagagagacagcggcaccggcgcaccggacgacgatcccctccgccgacgccgccccgtgctccctccttcgctcccgttcccgcgaggtggggtggggtgggccccagcagcagcggccgcctcctcccctccacgccgTCGCCAGCGCCTCCCCGCtgtcgccggcgcctccccaccgccgcggctgcctcctcccctccaccaccgccgccgccaccgggggaGGGTGGTCACCCGTCGCCACCGCGGGACTGCCGCCGCCACGgcagcctcctcccctccaccaccgccgccaccgggcggtcctccaccgccgccgccaccggtaaATGCCCTAAGCCACCATATTTTCCTTTTTTCGAGTTATGACTATATGCATTTGTGCAATCTCTTTCTAGTGATGTTTACACAATAGATCTGTACACAAAGACTAATCGAATCGCACATGATTTCACTTGTGAACTACGAAATATAAATTTTTGATTTGGCATACAAATATTTGTGATATAGTCAATATGAATGTGCAAGAAATTTCTAGTTTGACCAAATAAGCAGTGGTGAACTCCTAATGTAAATAAAAAATCCAATGCATGTGGGATCTCAACTTTTCATGAACATGTGATGAACATATGAAAAAATAATAGAAGAAATTGGCAATTCTATACAGAAACCATTAAAATAAAGGAGATAAGTCCTACATATCACCAATTTCAAAATGTCCGATATACTTTTTCTCAAATCCTACCTGCAGAGAGGATTGACATTAGCTTGTCCCTGGTGGTAACAAAACAACCAGTTGCTGTCACCTCGTCACAGACAGAAGGGGAGCCATATTTGGTACTTCAGATTTCACATGCAAAGTGCAATTGGATGCAATTTTCCAGTACCAAGAGTTCTATACTTCTATACATGACAAACAAATTTAACAATCCTTGCCAGATCTTGCAATGCCATTCAGTGC
The sequence above is drawn from the Miscanthus floridulus cultivar M001 chromosome 15, ASM1932011v1, whole genome shotgun sequence genome and encodes:
- the LOC136509242 gene encoding uncharacterized protein, whose amino-acid sequence is MAVGDSATATPAVAKLSISGAALAALLHRCAAAAGDCDGLLFGRAAHLPAPPAALSDYDDAAAAAPPTPALSISVSGHCSLSQPSSLSDSLGRFHPPSSSSPIIGFFSSRRRTALRPSMREAALAHSLSETLSAAHPLLLILVSPSASPNHSTHSYDYRAFLLLVPASLAVVNVGPGFRDQYHAFTAESPMPWLPSAPAPGHAHTIGEQKAVDEMVDGFGVARLQGVLGAAAGQAAEMDEMYAGMLRKLEKLAREVEKSNLRVLEQEKRNLLLRYKYAGME